Sequence from the Eurosta solidaginis isolate ZX-2024a chromosome X, ASM4086904v1, whole genome shotgun sequence genome:
ATACAAGACCGGATGATTTCATCAGCGAGAAAGCTAAACTAGCAATGGTTTTGGAGTAAGTGTGCTCAAATcagaaaattttcttacaaataattaataattgAATATAATAGGTACTTTGCAAGTGGAGATTTATGTCGACACATAGCTTCTTGCTATAGAATAAGCAAGCAGCATGTTTCGCAAGCTATTTGCAAAGCTTTAAAATGCCAAGTAGCGGAATGCAATGAGGAAACAATGACAGCTGTTGCCAAAAGCTACAAAGAAAAATGGAATTTTCCTAATTGCATCGGAGCTATCGATGGCAAACATATTCAAATTAGAGCGCCACCGAAAAGTGGTAGTATTTTCTATAACTACAAGGCAAGTTAAAGACAAATGAACATACAAGCTAAACACAAAtaaacgtacatacataattCGGTTATGGCAAGCACAACAGTCTGTGAGTTGTTAGAACGACGGATATGAGTAGCCATTAACTCGCATACTCTAAAATTGGCATAAATACTCGTTGTATATGTTATACTCGTATATTGTAAATCGGACTTCATGCAATCCCACACGCATTTGCCTTCACCGACCGCCAACCGGTTTCGAACGCATCGGAATTGGAAACGCAATCAAAAACGGGTTGAATGCAAATTTGTGGGGAATTGCATTAGGCCCGTCCCACATAGAACGCTTTGCTTAGAGCTTGACTTtggcatttattatttatatgttAATAAATCTTTATAACTGACAAACTATGTGTGAATTGTTTTGGtgctcgcaggtgtatgtacgTAATTCCTATGTTGATCAACTTGAATAACAAATGTTTTATTTTCCAAACAGGGATTTCATTCAATTGTTCTTTTGGCTTCTTGCGATGCGTCGTATAAGTTTACGCACATAGATGTGGGCGCTTACGGCAGTGAAGGCGACTCGAACATTTTTAAGAATTCGACATTTGGTTCGAAGGTACTAAGTGATCAATTACCATTTCCTGCCGACACCCTAATAGATGGAAAGAAAGTGCCGCATTTCATCGTAGCGGACGATGCCTTCCCGCTGGGTAAGAGAATAATCAAGCCATTTGCTCAAAAAACGCTCACAACAGAAGAGCGGATATTTAACTACCGCCTCAGCCGAGCTCGAAGATGCATTGAGAATGCTTTCGGTATATTAAGTACAAAATGGCTTTGTTTGCgcaaaatattattttgttcTCCTGATCGTGCCCAAGAAATAGTGTCAGCATGCTGTTTGCTACACAATTTCCTCTTAAACGAGGTTCGAGAAGAGTACTGTCCAGATACATTTTCTGGGTATGAAACCAACAATGGCGAGTGGGTTATAGGAGAAACCGAAAATTGGGATAGTGATCGAAACGAAACAAGATTTTATCGCGGAAGATCGTCTGATTATGGAAAGTATGTGCGTAACGTTTTAAAAGAATACGTGAATTCAGCA
This genomic interval carries:
- the LOC137234151 gene encoding putative nuclease HARBI1, whose translation is MSTWNDFLIILNTGVFMAGAELALMEGARSSKKVPSCRVSPYLRERDEKGRFETDFKNLKSSPSLFQENFRMTPATFEKLYEILLPFLMRKRNTRPDDFISEKAKLAMVLEYFASGDLCRHIASCYRISKQHVSQAICKALKCQVAECNEETMTAVAKSYKEKWNFPNCIGAIDGKHIQIRAPPKSGSIFYNYKGFHSIVLLASCDASYKFTHIDVGAYGSEGDSNIFKNSTFGSKVLSDQLPFPADTLIDGKKVPHFIVADDAFPLGKRIIKPFAQKTLTTEERIFNYRLSRARRCIENAFGILSTKWLCLRKILFCSPDRAQEIVSACCLLHNFLLNEVREEYCPDTFSGYETNNGEWVIGETENWDSDRNETRFYRGRSSDYGKYVRNVLKEYVNSAQGAVPWQNVAAFV